A window of Tautonia plasticadhaerens contains these coding sequences:
- a CDS encoding lactate racemase domain-containing protein — protein MECPPIARVRQSIPQSRVEDVPGTVRRRIRESRIADRVLVGGRVAVGVGSRGIAAIPAIARAAVDELRAMGFRPFIVSAMGSHGGATAEGQRELLAGYGITPERMGVEVRTEMDAVVLGTSPVGLPIYFDRNAYEADGIVLLNRVKPHTDFTSEYESGILKMMVIGLGKREGASQIHTLGLVGMREVLPAVGKFLVEHTKFALGLAILENAEEQPAEIIAVEPDTILDVEPVLLRRAREIMGRLPFDQIDVLVVGEIGKNYSGAGMDPNVIGRLMVETMPDFERPKVTRLAVLDVSEESHGNIVGIGFADLATERIVEKMDPEPFRINVLTSCFLERARIPITLPTDRDVLRVSLETCWRIRPEEARLVLIPNTLEVDTLWVSPAMKADVESHPHLEFETEFLEVPFDPSGSIDQEQLFPRSVRGRRASGAYGGH, from the coding sequence ATGGAGTGCCCCCCGATCGCCCGAGTCCGTCAGTCGATTCCGCAATCCCGCGTCGAGGACGTCCCCGGCACGGTCCGCCGCCGGATCCGGGAGAGCCGGATCGCCGATCGGGTCCTGGTGGGGGGGAGGGTGGCCGTCGGGGTCGGCAGCCGGGGGATCGCCGCGATCCCGGCCATCGCCCGGGCCGCTGTCGACGAGCTGAGGGCGATGGGCTTCCGCCCGTTCATCGTCTCGGCGATGGGGAGCCACGGCGGCGCGACCGCGGAGGGTCAGCGCGAACTGCTCGCCGGCTACGGCATCACCCCGGAACGCATGGGGGTCGAGGTCCGTACCGAGATGGATGCCGTCGTGCTCGGCACCAGCCCCGTCGGGCTGCCCATCTACTTCGACCGGAATGCCTACGAAGCCGACGGGATCGTCCTGCTCAACCGGGTGAAGCCGCACACCGACTTCACCTCCGAGTACGAGTCCGGCATCCTGAAGATGATGGTCATCGGCCTGGGCAAGCGCGAGGGGGCCTCCCAGATCCACACGCTCGGCCTCGTCGGGATGCGGGAGGTCCTGCCCGCCGTCGGCAAATTCCTGGTCGAGCACACGAAGTTCGCCCTCGGCCTGGCGATCCTGGAGAACGCCGAGGAGCAGCCCGCGGAGATCATCGCCGTCGAGCCCGACACCATCCTGGATGTCGAGCCCGTCCTGCTCCGGCGCGCCAGGGAGATCATGGGCAGACTGCCGTTCGACCAGATCGACGTCCTCGTCGTCGGCGAGATCGGCAAGAACTACTCCGGAGCGGGCATGGATCCTAACGTCATCGGCCGCCTGATGGTCGAGACCATGCCCGACTTCGAGCGCCCGAAGGTCACCCGGCTCGCCGTCCTGGACGTCTCCGAGGAGAGCCACGGCAACATCGTCGGCATCGGCTTCGCCGACCTGGCGACGGAGCGGATCGTCGAGAAAATGGATCCCGAACCGTTCCGGATCAACGTCTTGACCTCGTGCTTCCTGGAGCGTGCCCGGATCCCGATCACCCTGCCCACCGACCGGGACGTCCTCCGAGTCAGCCTCGAGACTTGCTGGCGCATCCGCCCCGAAGAGGCGCGGCTCGTCCTGATCCCGAACACCCTGGAGGTGGACACTCTCTGGGTCTCCCCGGCGATGAAGGCCGACGTCGAGTCCCACCCCCATCTCGAATTCGAGACCGAATTCCTGGAGGTCCCCTTCGACCCCTCCGGCTCGATTGATCAGGAGCAGCTCTTCCCGAGATCCGTCCGAGGCCGACGTGCCTCCGGCGCCTACGGTGGCCACTGA